Proteins encoded in a region of the Suncus etruscus isolate mSunEtr1 chromosome 1, mSunEtr1.pri.cur, whole genome shotgun sequence genome:
- the RASL10B gene encoding ras-like protein family member 10B has protein sequence MVSTYRVAVLGARGVGKSAIVRQFLYNEFSEVCVPTTARLLYLPAVVMNGHVHDLQILDFPPISAFPVNTLQEWADACCRGLRSVHAYILVYDICCFDSFEYVKTIRQQILETRVIGTSETPIIIVGNKRDLQRGRVIPRWNVSHLVRKTWKCGYVECSAKYNWHILLLFSELLKSVGCARCKHVHAALRFQGALRRNRCAIM, from the exons ATGGTCTCCACCTACCGGGTGGCCGTGCTGGGGGCGCGAGGAGTGGGCAAGAGTGCCATCGTGCGTCAGTTCCTGTACAACGAATTCAGCGAGGTCTGCGTGCCCACCACCGCCCGCCTCCTCTACCTGCCTGCCGTCGTCATGAACGGCCACGTGCACGACCTCCAGATCCTCGACTTCCCACCCATCAGCGCCTTTCCTGTCAACACGCTGCAG GAGTGGGCAGATGCCTGCTGCAGGGGACTCCGAAGCGTCCACGCCTACATCCTGGTCTACGACATCTGCTGCTTTGACAGCTTCGAGTACGTCAAGACCATTCGCCAGCAGATCCTAGAGACCAG GGTGATCGGCACCTCGGAGACACCCATCATCATCGTGGGCAACAAGCGGGACCTGCAGCGCGGCCGCGTGATCCCGCGCTGGAACGTGTCCCACCTGGTGCGCAAGACGTGGAAGTGCGGCTACGTGGAGTGCTCGGCCAAGTACAACTGGCACATCCTGCTGCTCTTCAGCGAGCTGCTCAAGAGCGTCGGCTGCGCGCGCTGCAAGCACGTGCACGCGGCCCTGCGCTTCCAGGGCGCGCTGCGCCGCAACCGCTGCGCCATCATGTAA